Genomic window (Leptospira barantonii):
CAACAAGAATTCAGATCCTCTCATCATCGCCGGAAAAACGTTTCAGTCCAGACTCTTTTTGGGAACCGGAAAATTCTCCTCCGGGCAAATCATGCAAGAAGCGATTTCAGCTTCGGCAACGGAAGTGGTCACGGTTGCTCTTCGAAGAGTAGATCTCGAATCACCCGAGGACGATATCTTAAATCATATCGATCGAAACAAAATTCTTCTTTTGGCAAACACAAGCGGAGCGAGAAACGCGGAAGAAGCGATTCGTCTCGCAAGATTTGCGCGTGAACTCGGCGCGGGCGATTGGTTGAAGTTGGAAGTCACCCCCGATCCGGTTTATCTTCTTCCCGATCCTATAGAAACCTTAAAAGCCGCCGAGGTTCTTGTTAAGGAAGGATTTAAGGTTCTTCCTTATATCAACGCCGATCCGATTCTTTGTAAACATCTGGAAGAAGCCGGATGTGCTACCGTGATGCCACTTGGTTCTCCGATCGGTTCCAATCTCGGAATTCGCACAAAAGCGAATCTTGAAATCATCATCGCTCAATCCAAAATTCCGGTGGTTGTGGACGCGGGGCTCGGTTTGCCATCTCACGCCGCGGAAGCGATGGAACTCGGAGCCGACGCGGTTCTTGTCAATACCGCGATCGCGATCGCGAAGAATCCGGTAGAAATCGCTAAGGCGTTTCAACTCGCGACCATAGCGGGAAGATTGGCGAGACTTCACGGAGGAAGCGGCGGGAAATCGAAATTAGAAGCGTCCGCGTCCAGTCCTCTCACCGGTTTTTTAAACGAAGAGGAAAGAAATGTACTCGGAGATTTTTGATAAAATTTCCTTTCAAGACGGGGCCGAGTTCGTCCGTTCCAAAACGAAAAACGAAGTCGAAAACGCCCTTCATAAATCCGAGTATAGACTTCCTCTTACATTCGAAGATTATGTTTCTCTCATATCTCCTTCCGCGTCCCCGTATCTCGAGCGGATGGCGTTTTTTTCCAAGGAAATCAAAAAGGAAAGATTCGGAAACACGATTCAACTCTACATGCCCTTGTATCTTTCCAACGAATGTAGATCTTCTTGTCTCTACTGCGGGTTCAGTTACGAGAATAAGATTCCGCGTAAAACGTTAAACGAAGAGGAGATTCGACGCGAGGCCTCCGTTCTCAAAGAAAAGGGAATCCGGCATCTTGTCGTATTAACGGGAGAAGATTACAGCAAAACGAATTTGGAATATATCTCCAAGGCCGTATCCATTCTCAAGGAAAGTTTCGACTCGATCGCGATCGAAATTTATCCATTGGACGTCGAACCTTACCGAACCATGATCGAATCCGGAACCTCCGCGCTCGTCGTTTATCAGGAAACGTATGATCCGGAAGTTTACGCCGAAAATCATTATCGTGGAATCAAAAAGAATATGCGTTACAGGCTCGACGCACCCGATCGGGGAGGGTTGGCGGGTTTTAGAACCATCGGACTCGGTGCGCTTCTCGGACTTTCCGATCCTCTCGGAGAATTGTGTAAACTCGGAGAACATGCAAAATATCTAATGAAAGAATACTGGAGAACTTCCTTCCAAGTATCACTTCCGAGGATGCGACCGGCCGCGGGAGACTTTCAAAAGATAATCCCTATAAGCGACAAGGAATTCGTTCAATATCTGTTCGCGTTTCGGATTTCGTTTCCGGATATCGGGCTTGTTCTTTCCACAAGAGAATCGAAAACCATTCGGAACAATCTCGCCACTCTCGGGATTACACAGATGTCCGTTGAATCCAAAACGGAACCGGGAGGTTATACCGATTCGGGAGCGCTCAAACAATTCGAGATCGAGGACAACCGAACGATTCCCGAACTTGTTTCCGTTTTGAAAAACCTGGGACTCGATCCGGTCTTTAAAGACTTTGATCGTACACTTCTTCGTTAGTCGTCTTTACATAAAAAAAGAGCAACGATTCCGTTGCTCTTTCGGGTTCGAAACGACGTAAGCCGTTCGAAGGAAACTTTGTCTAAAACTTATTTTTTGGTCGCGTTGTAAGTGTTAACGATACAATCGTTGAACGGTTTACACTGTGACTTGTGATTTTCAAAACAAGCCGCAACTGCCGCAGTGTGTTTTTTGCAGGAGTTCAAACAACCCGCTTTCACTTTGGTCTTTTCGTCCGCGCTGAGTTTTCTCGGTGCGTTTTGTTCCACACAACCGAAATAAAAACCGCAGATTTCATTACAAGCCGCAGATTGTGCCGACACGGAGCCGGTCAGAATCAGGAAAGAAAGAATCAATAGAAAGAGATGTTTCAACGTCTTCTCCTTTGAAACGATTAGCGACGCAGGGATTCGAACCCCGGACCTGCGGATTATGATTCCGTTGCTCTAACCAGCTGAGCTACGTCGCCGTTTTGTTTGGACCCGATAAAATCGGTTCCAGTGCTATTTTTTTCAAGGGAATTGCCCTGTCAAGGTTTCCTTACGCGTTAGGACTTCCAGATTTCGATCAGAATTTTCCACGCAGAAGAGGAAGAATTTTCCTCCATTTTTTTCGTCGTCAGTTCCTTTCTTTCTTTCCAGAGATCTAAAACGGAATTTGAAATTTCGGTCTGCAAGGATTTCCATTCTTCTTTGGAAGAATCGTTCCAAGACGTAACCGATGAAGAATCCTGAACCGTTTTCAAACGTTCCAAAAGTTCCGGAATTTCGAACTCTTCCAATTCTTCGATTCGATTTTTTAAAGTGGATTCGAGAACGTCTTTGGAAACCTCGTATTCTTTCTGAAGCAGAGAATGATAAAAAGATTCTTCCTCGTTTGCGTGACGAGATACTCTGGAGGCGAATCTATGTTCCGTCAAATCCCTCCAAGATTCGTTTTTGGAAAACTTCGGAAAAGAATGAGGAACGGAATCCGATGTCTTCGTTTCCGGCGAAGAACCGTCCCGATTTTCCCAAGCGTCCAAAAGGGAAGAATTCAAAATCAAAAATAAAAACGAAGCGCTGAGCCAAGGAGAAACGGAAATCTCCAAAGAAGAAACGTTCCCGTTCTTATCTTTTTTGTATGAGGGAGAATTCTCCTCATCCAATCCGGAAAGAATCGATCCGGAACGCGCAAACCAAACGGATAGAATGTCCGCACAACGCGAAAGATCGATTCGTAGTTTACAAAAATTGAATTCGATTTTTTCGGAAATCGTTGAAAGAAGATAAATCGCAAAAAGACTTTGAGTTCCGTTTAATTTCGGAGTGACTAAAAAGAATTCTCCCTCTTTCTCCGAAATTCTTTCCACAAAACTTCCCGGTATCGGGAGATCTAAAATTCTTTCCAAGTCGATTCTGTCCGCGGAAAGAATTTGAAACTCGAGTTGGAAGAGGGGAGTTTCAAAATGTTTTTTCGTTTTATGATGAAACTCGGTTTTTAATTTTTCCTCGATCGAAACGAGTTTGGAAGAAATCGTTTTCGTCTCCGAGGCAAAGGGAAAGTAAATGGATTCTCCCCAAACATAAGCGGGGAAGAATTTGGACGGAACTCCGGACGCACCGAGACTCGGCGAATCTGTAAGAACGGAGATGGAACGGGACGAGGATTCTTCCGAACCGGAAAGTTCGAACTCCTCAAAGATTGAATCCGGAAATTCGATACGATACTTTGCGTTTTGTTCTTCGGCCCATACTTTCACTTGGGCAAAAAATTCTTTCAGAGCGGATTCGCTCGGGTTCGATTCTTCAAAAAGGGAAGAGAACGTTTCTCGGTCTAGTCTTCGTTTCAATTCCGCTTCGGTAAGAAAATGAATTTGTCTCATCGGTTTCTCAAACGCTGAATAATATTTATGCAGAATGTAAATTCTCGGTACCGGAGTTGTACGAAATTTAAGCTAGTTGCCAATCGGATTGGAAAAAAGATAAAATCTGCAACCGCAGTGTATTTTAGGGCTTGCCTGCCTTTCAAGGAATTTTACTTTGATTCCGGATTCGTTCCCAATTCGGGGAAGAAAAGAAAGTCAGTTTCTTTTTTTCGGAAATCATAGGATTTCAACCCAATGGTACGATATTTGCATCAATTTTGCAGACGCACGCATTGCGTGAATTAGAGATTAGTTATTAATACTCGAAGACAAATAGGAGAATAGAATGTCCAGAACACCTAGTGAAGTTATCGCATACGCCAAGGCGAATAACGTTCTTTTCTACGATTTCCGTTTTACGGATATCAAAGGAGCTTGGCACCACGTATCTTATCACACGATCGCCATCAATGAAGAGTCCTTCAAAGGTTTACCGTTTGACGGAAGTTCCATCCCTGCTTGGCAACCGATCGACAGATCCGATATGCAATTGATTCCGGATACCGACGCGATTTTCTTAGATCCTTTTACTGCGGATCCGACTCTCGTGGTTTTCTGTGACGTGTTCGACATCTACAAAGGTACTCTTTACGAAAAATGTCCTCGTTCCATCGCGAAAAAAGCCCTCAAGTATCTCGAGTCTTCCGGACTTGCAGACACCGCTTATTTCGGACCTGAGAACGAATTCTTTATCTTTGACAACATCAAAGTAAGAGATGCGATCAACGTTCAATACTACGAAATCGATTCTTCGGAAGGGATTTGGAATTCTCACACTGATTTCCCAGGTTCCACAAACACCGGTCACCGTCCTGGAACCAAAGGCGGTTACTTCCCGGTAGCTCCTGTGGATTCTCAAGTGGATTTAAGAGCGGCTATCGTTAAGACTCTTCATCAAATCGGTATGGAAACTTTCGTGGTTCACCACGAGGTTGCTCAAGGCCAAGGTGAGATCGGCGTTAAGTTCGGAACTCTCATTGAAGCGGCGGACAACGTTCAAAAATTGAAATACGTCGTTAAGATGGTTGCTCATAACTACGGTAAAACCGCTACGTTTATGCCTAAACCTCTTTACGGTGATAACGGAAACGGTATGCACTGCCACCAGTCCATCTGGAAAAACGGTGTGAACCTTTTCGCAGGTAAAGGTTATCAAAACCTAAGTGACACCGCTATGAACTACATCGGTGGAGTTCTTTCTCACGCAAAAGCTTGTGCGGCGTTTACAAACGCTTCCACAAACTCTTACAAGAGACTTCTTCCAGGTTTCGAAGCTCCTTCTATCTTAGCGTATTCCGCTCAGAACCGTTCCGCTTCTTGCCGTATTCCTTTCGTAAACGGTGACAAAGCAAGAAGGGTAGAATTCCGCTTCCCTGATTCTTCCGCGAACCCTTACTTAGCTTTCGCGGCGATGTTGATGGCGGGTATCGACGGAGTTCAAAAGAAAATCGATCCGGGTCCACCTCGGGAAGAAGATCTTTTCGAACTTTCTTTGGATGAAATCCGTGAAAAAGGAATTCAACAAATGCCTCACACTCTTCGTGAGTCCGTGGAACACATGCTTTCGGACAAAGAGTTCCTTAAAAAAGGCGACGTGTTTACGGAAGATTTTATCCAAACTTACAAAGCGTATAAGTTCGAGACTGAAATTTGGCCATGGGAAGGAAGACCTCACCCATTCGAATTTCTTACAACTTATTCCTGCTAATCGAATTGGGCGTCGTATAAACGGCGCTTGTTCAAGTGGGATGAAAGCCCGGGTTTTTACTCGGGCTTTTTTGTTCTTTGGGCAAGCGAGGGAGAATTGTAAGAACTCCT
Coding sequences:
- a CDS encoding thiazole synthase — its product is MSSSPDNNKNSDPLIIAGKTFQSRLFLGTGKFSSGQIMQEAISASATEVVTVALRRVDLESPEDDILNHIDRNKILLLANTSGARNAEEAIRLARFARELGAGDWLKLEVTPDPVYLLPDPIETLKAAEVLVKEGFKVLPYINADPILCKHLEEAGCATVMPLGSPIGSNLGIRTKANLEIIIAQSKIPVVVDAGLGLPSHAAEAMELGADAVLVNTAIAIAKNPVEIAKAFQLATIAGRLARLHGGSGGKSKLEASASSPLTGFLNEEERNVLGDF
- the glnA gene encoding type I glutamate--ammonia ligase is translated as MSRTPSEVIAYAKANNVLFYDFRFTDIKGAWHHVSYHTIAINEESFKGLPFDGSSIPAWQPIDRSDMQLIPDTDAIFLDPFTADPTLVVFCDVFDIYKGTLYEKCPRSIAKKALKYLESSGLADTAYFGPENEFFIFDNIKVRDAINVQYYEIDSSEGIWNSHTDFPGSTNTGHRPGTKGGYFPVAPVDSQVDLRAAIVKTLHQIGMETFVVHHEVAQGQGEIGVKFGTLIEAADNVQKLKYVVKMVAHNYGKTATFMPKPLYGDNGNGMHCHQSIWKNGVNLFAGKGYQNLSDTAMNYIGGVLSHAKACAAFTNASTNSYKRLLPGFEAPSILAYSAQNRSASCRIPFVNGDKARRVEFRFPDSSANPYLAFAAMLMAGIDGVQKKIDPGPPREEDLFELSLDEIREKGIQQMPHTLRESVEHMLSDKEFLKKGDVFTEDFIQTYKAYKFETEIWPWEGRPHPFEFLTTYSC
- a CDS encoding Cys-rich protein; translated protein: MKHLFLLILSFLILTGSVSAQSAACNEICGFYFGCVEQNAPRKLSADEKTKVKAGCLNSCKKHTAAVAACFENHKSQCKPFNDCIVNTYNATKK
- the thiH gene encoding 2-iminoacetate synthase ThiH encodes the protein MYSEIFDKISFQDGAEFVRSKTKNEVENALHKSEYRLPLTFEDYVSLISPSASPYLERMAFFSKEIKKERFGNTIQLYMPLYLSNECRSSCLYCGFSYENKIPRKTLNEEEIRREASVLKEKGIRHLVVLTGEDYSKTNLEYISKAVSILKESFDSIAIEIYPLDVEPYRTMIESGTSALVVYQETYDPEVYAENHYRGIKKNMRYRLDAPDRGGLAGFRTIGLGALLGLSDPLGELCKLGEHAKYLMKEYWRTSFQVSLPRMRPAAGDFQKIIPISDKEFVQYLFAFRISFPDIGLVLSTRESKTIRNNLATLGITQMSVESKTEPGGYTDSGALKQFEIEDNRTIPELVSVLKNLGLDPVFKDFDRTLLR